The genomic DNA CGTCGAGAAGGATCGTGTCGTCCAGCTTGCCCCGCCGGATGGTAAAGGACCCGGTGGCGATGACGGTGGCTCGACCGGACAGGTTACGCCGTACGGCACGACTCGCGTCGGTGGCCCCGCTGACGGTACCGGCCTGACTGCCTGGGTCATTGACAGCGGTGTTGACCTGGATCACCCCGACCTTAACGTCGATGCGTCGCGTAGCGCCACGTTTTTCGCGAAAGGCAAAGACTCAAAGTCGGCCGATGACGGAAACGGCCACGGCTCCCACGTCGCTGGTACGATCGGCGCCCTCAACAATGACATCGGTACCGTCGGCGTTGCAGCCGGTGCCACGATCGTCGGCGTGAAGGTCCTCGACAGCCGTGGCAGCGGTTCCTACTCTGTCGTGATCGACGGCGTCGACTACGTCGCAGCCAACGCATCCGCCGGTGATGTCGCCAACCTGAGCCTCGGCGGCCCGACGTCTGACGCGCTCGACACGGCCGTGAAGAACCTCGCCGACCAGGGTGTTCTTGTCGCTCTCGCTGCGGGTAACTCCGGCGAAGACGCCAATCTCTCCTCGCCCTCGCGCGTCGAGTACCCGGGCGTCTACACCGTCTCCGCAATGGACGACACCGACTCCTTCGCCTCGTTCTCGAACTTCGGCAACCCGCCGATCGAGTTTGCTTCGCCTGGCGTCGATGTTGAGTCCACGTACAAAGACGGCGGCTATGCCACGCTCAGCGGCACGTCGATGGCCAGCCCGCACCTCGCTGGTATCCTGCTTATCACCGGCGCCAACCCGCCGACCGATGGCACCGTGAACAATGATCCGGACGGCGACGCCGATCCGATCGCCACGCTCTAGTGCGCTGGTTTCACCCCCAATCCGGCGTATTCCGGATGGCACGGCAGCCCCTTTTCGAGGGGGCTGCCGTTTCTTATTTGATCGAGTGGGACCATATCGGCGTATCGAAATCCGCCTATACTCGTCTAAAGACATGAATGCATTGCTCGCGGTCCCCCACCATATATTCCGCCGGACGACGACAGTAGTATCACATTTAATGTTCGCCTCATCATCTCTCCCTTATAATTTCAATCCGCCTTCACTGACGCGCTGTTCGCATGGGCCCCCACGCCCCATCGCCTACTCACGCAACGCGTGCCGACTGCTACATCAACCGCAGTGGGCTGAAGGTATCTCTCGCTACTTCATTGATGCTTCTCTCTGATTATGATATCTCCCATCAGTACACGCGGGGTGACCTACACCCTGTTATTACTTCTTCTCGTGTTCACCGCGTGCGATAACGCGTCGCCGGTCGAACCACAGGATTCCTCCGCGAACGTGGAGTCTTCTACGTATAGCAAATCCGCATCCTCTGGCGACGCCATTCCTGGACAGTACATTGTCATCTTCAACGATGGCGTCAACCAGCCACGAGCAAAGGCACAATCACTTTCGAAAGCCCATGGTGGTGACATCGGCTTCGTCTACGAGACGGCGGTGAAGGGCTTCTCCATTCGTGCATCCGAACAGGCGGCAAACGCTCTCGCCAAGAACCCGAACGTCTCCTACGTGGAGGCGGACCGACGTGTACACGCGATCGGTACGCAGAGCCCTGCCACGTGGGGACTTGACCGGTCGGACCAGCGGGACCTCCCGCTTGACGACAGTTACTCGTACAATGCGACGGGAGCAGGTGTCAATGCGTATATCCTCGATACCGGCATCCGCACCTCACATAACGACTTCGGCGGGCGAGCAACCGTCGGGTTTGACGCCATCGGAGACGGTCAAAATGGACAAGACTGCAACGGACACGGCACGCACGTCGCCGGCACTGTAGGTGGCGCAACGTATGGTGTCGCTAAAGACGCGAGCCTGGTTGCAGTGCGCGTCCTCGATTGTGAGGGTGGCGGCTCGATCAGCGGCGTCATCGCCGGCGTCGACTGGGTGACGGCGAACGCTCAGCAACCGGCCGTGGCCAACATGAGCCTCGGCGGCGGGACGAGCACGTCGCTCGATGACGCGGTTCGCAACTCCATTTCCTCCGGCGTCCAGTATGCTATCGCTGCTGGAAATGGTGACTTCCTCGGTCGCGAGCAGGATGCGTGTGACGGCTCCCCGAGCCGCGTCACCGAAGCGATGACCATTAGCGCGACCGACGACACCGACACCAAAGCCTCATTCGCAAATTACGGCTCATGCGTCGACTTCTTCGCTCCGGGCGTTGACATTACGTCGGCCTGGATCGGCAGCGACGGGGACACCAATACCATCAGCGGGACATCGATGGCCGCCCCGCACGCAGCCGGCGCAGCCGCGCTCTACCTCGAGTCGAACTCGTCGGCGAGCCCGACGCAAGTACGCGACGCTCTATACAACGCCACTACCAAAGGAATCGTCGCCGATGCGAATACCGCGAACAATGACCTCCTCTACACGCTCGACTTTAGCGGCGACGGCGGAGGCGATGACGGAACCTCGAATGCGGCACCGACAGCAGACTTCAGCGCGTCCACGGATGGCCTGACGGCATCCTTCTCGGATCTCTCCAGCGATAGCGATGGATCGATTAGCAGCTGGAGCTGGGACTTCGGCGACGGGTCGACCTCGACGGCACAAAACCCATCGCATACCTACGGCGCATCGGGCGACTACAGCGTCACGCTCACCGTAACCGATGATGACGGCGCGACCGACTCGGCCTCACAGACCGTGAGCGTGTCGGACGGCACGACGGAGATTACGCTCTCGTCTAGCGGGTTCAAAAACCGCGGACGTCATCAGATCGAGCTGACGTGGAGCGGTGCATCCTCGGCCGACGTGGACGTCTACCGTAACGGTTCGCTGATTACAACGACCGCCAATGACGGCTCGTTCGTGGACTCGACAAATAACCGAGGCGGTGGATCGTACACACACACCGTGTGCGAAGCGGGCACAAATACCTGCTCGAACACGACAACGACGACGTTCTAATCGGGGACCTCACGTGCCTGCTGGCTCGCCGTCTTGTCGATGCGTGCCGCATGTACATCCTTGATACGCCCCGTTTCGGCGGCGGTCTTCCTTCGAAGGCCGCCGCTTTTTCTATGTGCCAGATAACGACTCACGTCGAATCTGAGTTTTTGTACACAACCCGATGCCCGTTTGTTGATCCCACGAACATGATAGATACGTG from Longibacter salinarum includes the following:
- a CDS encoding S8 family peptidase; translated protein: MQNQLTRIFLGSGLALLLVLAGCDTSGPQVAPSDEEAPSTPNVISGQYIVVLSGTPSKSATDVRSVATSLLGKSGQLGAVYSNALDGFVARGLSDAQVEQIESDPRVDYVEKDRVVQLAPPDGKGPGGDDGGSTGQVTPYGTTRVGGPADGTGLTAWVIDSGVDLDHPDLNVDASRSATFFAKGKDSKSADDGNGHGSHVAGTIGALNNDIGTVGVAAGATIVGVKVLDSRGSGSYSVVIDGVDYVAANASAGDVANLSLGGPTSDALDTAVKNLADQGVLVALAAGNSGEDANLSSPSRVEYPGVYTVSAMDDTDSFASFSNFGNPPIEFASPGVDVESTYKDGGYATLSGTSMASPHLAGILLITGANPPTDGTVNNDPDGDADPIATL
- a CDS encoding S8 family serine peptidase, producing the protein MISPISTRGVTYTLLLLLLVFTACDNASPVEPQDSSANVESSTYSKSASSGDAIPGQYIVIFNDGVNQPRAKAQSLSKAHGGDIGFVYETAVKGFSIRASEQAANALAKNPNVSYVEADRRVHAIGTQSPATWGLDRSDQRDLPLDDSYSYNATGAGVNAYILDTGIRTSHNDFGGRATVGFDAIGDGQNGQDCNGHGTHVAGTVGGATYGVAKDASLVAVRVLDCEGGGSISGVIAGVDWVTANAQQPAVANMSLGGGTSTSLDDAVRNSISSGVQYAIAAGNGDFLGREQDACDGSPSRVTEAMTISATDDTDTKASFANYGSCVDFFAPGVDITSAWIGSDGDTNTISGTSMAAPHAAGAAALYLESNSSASPTQVRDALYNATTKGIVADANTANNDLLYTLDFSGDGGGDDGTSNAAPTADFSASTDGLTASFSDLSSDSDGSISSWSWDFGDGSTSTAQNPSHTYGASGDYSVTLTVTDDDGATDSASQTVSVSDGTTEITLSSSGFKNRGRHQIELTWSGASSADVDVYRNGSLITTTANDGSFVDSTNNRGGGSYTHTVCEAGTNTCSNTTTTTF